In one Helicobacter sp. 12S02232-10 genomic region, the following are encoded:
- a CDS encoding FAD-binding oxidoreductase, with product MLRKIKNFPQIDGDLGWFETTSNRFEPIGERLKKDIKVDIVIIGGGFSGISAAARLSQNHPDLKIALVEALRIGEGTSGRNAGFLIDLPHNLDTAVPDLQRDKKIYELNSFGINLLQEAVEEYGIECSWQKAGKYMAAHETSNIKGLDTFEARLKPCGFAFERLKGLELEKRLGSSYYQEAIYTSGCVLANPAALIRGYAKILENKVCIFEQSPIISIQYGSPHILHTQGGSVEAPIVLLALDSHLEEFGVIAHRQVPVFTYASLTEPLTPQELETHFKGISPYGLTSAHPAGSTLRLTPEGRIFIRNVLDFIPDMKSNPHQLQKVYQCHRNSFEARFPALKYKRFDFTWGGMICVTLNRQAIFEKLENGVYVIGGSNGVGVVKGTYLGYYIAELISGKSSENLDFILKNNRAGMMPPDPFRSVGAKIRLWYEQRNAAGDI from the coding sequence ATGTTGCGCAAAATAAAAAATTTTCCACAAATTGATGGTGATTTGGGTTGGTTTGAAACAACTTCCAATCGTTTTGAACCTATAGGTGAGCGTCTTAAGAAAGATATCAAAGTCGATATTGTCATAATTGGAGGAGGGTTCTCAGGAATTTCTGCAGCCGCAAGATTGAGCCAAAACCATCCGGATTTAAAAATTGCTTTGGTTGAAGCGCTTAGAATTGGAGAGGGGACAAGCGGGCGTAATGCCGGTTTTTTAATTGATTTACCCCATAATTTGGACACAGCAGTTCCAGATTTGCAAAGGGATAAAAAAATTTATGAGTTGAATTCTTTTGGAATCAATCTTCTCCAAGAGGCTGTGGAAGAATATGGTATCGAGTGTTCTTGGCAAAAAGCTGGCAAATATATGGCTGCACACGAAACCTCCAATATTAAAGGACTTGATACCTTTGAAGCCCGTCTTAAGCCCTGCGGATTTGCTTTTGAGCGTCTTAAGGGTTTGGAGCTTGAAAAAAGACTTGGAAGTTCTTATTATCAGGAAGCTATTTATACCTCAGGGTGTGTATTGGCAAATCCAGCAGCACTTATCCGCGGTTATGCAAAGATTTTGGAAAATAAAGTTTGCATTTTTGAACAAAGCCCGATAATTTCGATTCAATATGGTTCTCCACATATCCTCCATACACAAGGGGGTAGTGTAGAAGCTCCCATAGTATTGCTTGCGCTTGATTCGCATTTGGAAGAGTTTGGAGTTATTGCTCATCGGCAAGTTCCTGTTTTTACTTATGCTTCTTTAACCGAACCCTTGACTCCTCAAGAATTGGAAACCCATTTTAAGGGGATTTCTCCTTATGGTCTCACTTCTGCTCATCCTGCTGGAAGTACTTTGCGGCTAACTCCTGAGGGAAGAATTTTTATTCGCAATGTGCTTGATTTTATACCCGATATGAAAAGCAATCCTCATCAACTCCAAAAAGTCTATCAATGCCATCGGAATTCTTTTGAAGCGAGATTTCCTGCGCTCAAATATAAGCGTTTTGATTTTACTTGGGGTGGAATGATTTGTGTCACTCTTAATCGCCAAGCTATTTTTGAAAAGCTTGAAAATGGAGTTTATGTAATTGGTGGATCAAACGGCGTAGGAGTGGTTAAAGGTACATATTTAGGATATTATATTGCTGAACTTATATCGGGAAAAAGTTCAGAGAATTTGGATTTTATTCTTAAAAATAATCGTGCTGGTATGATGCCACCTGATCCGTTTAGAAGTGTGGGAGCAAAGATTCGTTTGTGGTATGAGCAAAGGAATGCTGCAGGAGATATTTAG
- a CDS encoding ATP-dependent helicase has protein sequence MNVQKGLNLNAEQKQAAMAPKGHNLVIASAGTGKTSTIVGRIAHLLDSGIDPKEILLLTFTNKASLEMIERVSKIFGEKEAKQIESGTFHAVAYRYLKEHLKISLKQPRELKVLFKSIAEHRIYANKGTASPYSAQYLYDIHSLYLNSQKEQSFEEWLKQKSPEQALYIPVYEGILDEFQALKKEYGYADYNDLLIMYRDEMSKQESPYQEVLCDEYQDTNPLQDSLIDAINPESLFCVGDYDQSIYAFNGADISIISNFTTKYKDAHVFTLKKNYRSSYPILDLANRIIQKNERIYEKSLEVVKTGEYSPPKLLAYEELFLQYQGIAKKIATSNYNLDDIAVIFRNNASADGCEASLREMGIPSRRKGGISFFDTKEVSLMLDICSLIYNPKDMMAHIHTLSYGSGIGNSIAKDIYEALNILGNRDTKTGLLAPDFNIKPYASRSKNTQLGLFDDFFALQNSARFDTFLPKDFCSHPILSHPKLTKEGAVFLGKFFIMYQRIYSLSSPFDLITTIAKSEFFRHIIEILGRERSKNKDGTFDENRRIEAMEKIDRKITLLSDLAKNYRDIGRFLNAMILGSNEASEGSGVNLLSVHASKGLEFRDVYIIDLMDGRFPNRKLISKGGSIEEERRLFYVAITRAKENLYLSYAKKDAVKNIDYEPSIFLYEANMLKPKNLNV, from the coding sequence ATGAATGTCCAAAAGGGGCTTAATCTCAACGCCGAACAAAAGCAAGCTGCTATGGCTCCCAAAGGACATAATTTAGTCATTGCTTCAGCAGGCACAGGAAAAACTTCCACAATCGTAGGCAGGATTGCACACTTACTAGACTCTGGCATTGATCCCAAAGAAATCCTATTATTGACCTTTACCAATAAGGCAAGTCTTGAAATGATTGAGCGCGTCTCAAAAATTTTTGGCGAAAAAGAAGCAAAACAAATTGAATCAGGAACATTCCACGCTGTGGCTTATCGTTACCTTAAAGAACATCTCAAAATCTCTCTCAAACAGCCTAGAGAACTCAAAGTTCTTTTTAAAAGTATTGCCGAACACAGAATTTATGCCAATAAAGGAACAGCTTCTCCCTACTCTGCTCAATACCTCTATGATATCCATTCCTTATACCTCAACTCCCAAAAAGAACAAAGCTTTGAAGAGTGGCTCAAGCAAAAATCTCCCGAACAAGCTCTATATATACCTGTTTATGAAGGGATACTTGATGAGTTTCAAGCACTAAAAAAAGAGTATGGTTATGCTGATTACAATGATCTGTTGATAATGTATCGCGATGAAATGTCTAAACAGGAAAGCCCTTATCAAGAAGTCTTATGCGATGAATACCAAGATACCAATCCGCTCCAAGATTCCCTTATTGATGCCATTAACCCCGAAAGTCTTTTTTGCGTGGGGGATTATGATCAAAGTATTTACGCTTTTAATGGAGCAGACATCAGCATTATCAGTAACTTTACTACTAAATACAAAGATGCTCACGTCTTCACGCTAAAAAAAAATTATCGCTCTTCCTATCCTATTCTTGATTTGGCAAACAGGATTATTCAAAAAAATGAACGCATTTATGAAAAAAGCCTTGAAGTCGTAAAAACAGGCGAATATTCCCCTCCTAAGCTACTTGCATATGAAGAACTTTTTTTACAATATCAGGGTATCGCTAAAAAAATTGCAACAAGCAATTATAACCTTGATGACATTGCTGTAATTTTCAGAAACAATGCAAGTGCTGATGGTTGCGAAGCTTCCTTGCGAGAAATGGGTATTCCTTCAAGACGCAAAGGAGGAATCAGTTTTTTTGATACCAAAGAAGTTTCACTGATGCTTGATATCTGCTCCTTGATTTACAATCCCAAAGATATGATGGCCCATATTCACACATTAAGCTATGGGAGTGGGATTGGAAACTCAATTGCCAAAGATATTTATGAAGCTCTTAATATTTTAGGCAATCGTGATACAAAAACAGGTTTATTAGCACCTGATTTTAATATCAAACCCTATGCTTCAAGAAGCAAAAATACACAATTAGGATTATTTGATGACTTCTTTGCTCTACAAAACAGCGCAAGATTCGATACATTTTTGCCAAAAGATTTTTGTTCCCATCCCATTCTTTCTCACCCTAAACTCACAAAAGAAGGGGCAGTTTTTCTAGGAAAGTTTTTTATAATGTATCAAAGAATCTATTCTTTAAGTTCTCCGTTTGATCTGATAACAACAATCGCAAAATCTGAATTTTTCAGACATATTATAGAAATTTTAGGGCGAGAGAGGTCAAAAAATAAAGATGGCACTTTCGATGAAAATCGCAGGATAGAAGCAATGGAAAAAATTGATCGTAAAATCACTTTACTGAGTGATTTAGCTAAAAACTACCGAGACATCGGGCGATTTTTAAATGCAATGATTTTAGGCTCAAATGAGGCGAGCGAAGGAAGTGGAGTAAATCTTTTGAGTGTCCATGCAAGCAAAGGTCTTGAATTTCGCGATGTCTATATCATTGATTTAATGGATGGGAGATTCCCTAACCGCAAACTCATCTCTAAGGGCGGGAGTATAGAAGAAGAACGCAGACTTTTCTATGTTGCCATCACACGTGCTAAAGAAAATCTTTATCTCTCCTATGCCAAAAAAGATGCGGTTAAAAATATCGATTATGAACCTTCAATTTTTCTTTATGAAGCAAATATGCTCAAACCTAAAAATTTAAATGTTTGA